In one Winogradskyella sp. MH6 genomic region, the following are encoded:
- a CDS encoding DUF58 domain-containing protein: protein MDTKELLKKVRKIEIKTRRLSDHIFGGEYHSTFKGRGMTFSEVRQYQFGDDVRNIDWNVTARYNEPYVKVFEEERELTMMLMADVSGSKFFGTKNQFKDEIVTEIAATLAFSATQNNDKIGLILFSDEIELYIPPKKGRSHVLRIIRELLEFQPKSKKTNVAEAFKFLSNVMKKKAIVFVLSDFIADDYKQTLKIAAGRHDITGIRVYDKHEETIPNIGMVQMEDEETGELLLVNTASKNVRLNYGKFYREKVDYFKDSFTKSGAGSIDCRVDESYVKKLLGYFKRRG from the coding sequence ATGGATACCAAAGAACTTCTTAAAAAAGTAAGAAAAATAGAGATTAAGACACGTCGCTTGTCTGATCATATTTTTGGAGGCGAGTACCACTCTACCTTCAAAGGACGTGGTATGACCTTTTCTGAAGTTCGCCAGTATCAATTTGGTGATGATGTTAGAAATATAGATTGGAATGTTACAGCACGTTACAATGAACCGTATGTAAAGGTTTTTGAAGAAGAACGCGAACTAACCATGATGCTCATGGCAGACGTGTCTGGTAGTAAATTCTTCGGAACAAAAAATCAATTTAAAGATGAGATTGTTACCGAGATTGCAGCAACATTAGCTTTTTCAGCAACGCAGAACAATGATAAAATAGGTTTGATTTTATTTTCAGACGAAATAGAACTCTACATTCCACCAAAAAAAGGACGCTCTCACGTATTAAGAATTATCAGAGAGTTGTTAGAATTTCAGCCAAAAAGTAAAAAAACCAATGTAGCCGAAGCATTCAAATTTTTGTCTAACGTAATGAAGAAAAAAGCCATAGTTTTTGTGCTTTCAGATTTTATAGCAGACGATTACAAACAAACACTAAAGATTGCAGCAGGTAGACACGATATTACAGGTATAAGAGTTTACGATAAGCACGAAGAAACCATACCAAATATCGGGATGGTGCAAATGGAAGACGAAGAAACAGGAGAGTTACTTTTGGTGAACACAGCATCTAAAAATGTAAGACTGAATTACGGTAAATTTTACAGAGAAAAAGTAGATTATTTTAAAGATAGTTTTACTAAGTCTGGTGCTGGCAGCATAGATTGTAGAGTAGATGAAAGCTACGTAAAAAAATTATTAGGGTATTTTAAACGAAGAGGATAG
- a CDS encoding vWA domain-containing protein, whose protein sequence is MFRLDEKIWFWTLLAIPVIILLFVLLQVWRRSAQKKFADNHLLSRLSPNQSLFKSILKVSVLCLAFACLSLALVNPKIGTKLETVRSQGVDIVFAVDVSKSMLAEDIAPNRLEKSKQLVTQIINSLASDRVGIIAYAGKAFPQLPITTDYASAKMFLQNMNTDMLSSQGTAIHEAIQLAKTYYDDDEQTNRVLIIISDGEDHGGEAIDIAEEASEEGIRILTVGVGDAKGGPIPIKRNGVVLNYKKDNNGETVITRLDESTLRKIAEETDGVYINGSNTTEVVETIKDVLDNMDKKEFESKQIADFKDQFQWFLGLGIFLLFIEIFFLERKTAWLKKLNLFNENF, encoded by the coding sequence TTGTTTAGACTAGACGAAAAAATATGGTTTTGGACCTTACTGGCTATTCCAGTAATTATTTTACTATTTGTGTTATTACAAGTATGGAGACGTTCTGCGCAAAAGAAATTTGCAGACAATCACTTACTTAGCCGTTTAAGTCCTAACCAATCTCTTTTTAAAAGTATATTAAAGGTTAGCGTACTGTGTTTGGCATTTGCTTGTTTGTCCTTGGCATTGGTGAACCCAAAAATTGGAACTAAATTAGAAACTGTACGTAGCCAAGGTGTTGATATTGTATTTGCGGTAGACGTTTCAAAAAGTATGCTGGCCGAAGATATTGCACCAAACCGTTTAGAAAAATCAAAACAGCTCGTAACTCAGATTATAAACAGTTTAGCAAGCGACAGAGTTGGTATCATTGCTTATGCAGGCAAAGCATTTCCGCAGTTGCCAATAACCACAGATTATGCTTCGGCAAAAATGTTCTTACAAAATATGAATACTGATATGTTGTCCTCACAAGGAACAGCCATTCACGAAGCTATTCAATTAGCAAAAACATATTATGATGACGACGAACAAACTAACCGTGTTTTAATTATTATTTCAGATGGTGAAGATCATGGTGGAGAAGCCATTGATATTGCAGAAGAAGCTAGTGAAGAAGGTATAAGAATTTTAACGGTTGGTGTTGGTGATGCTAAAGGAGGGCCAATCCCAATTAAGAGAAATGGTGTTGTGCTCAATTATAAAAAAGACAATAATGGAGAAACAGTTATCACCAGGCTAGACGAAAGTACTTTAAGAAAAATAGCTGAAGAAACAGATGGTGTTTATATAAATGGAAGTAATACAACTGAAGTTGTTGAAACTATAAAGGATGTATTAGATAACATGGATAAAAAAGAATTTGAGTCTAAACAAATAGCAGACTTTAAAGACCAGTTTCAATGGTTTTTAGGCTTAGGTATCTTTTTACTATTTATTGAGATCTTCTTTTTGGAAAGAAAAACAGCTTGGTTAAAGAAATTGAATTTGTTTAATGAGAATTTTTAA
- a CDS encoding vWA domain-containing protein — protein sequence MFENIEFLNKELFWFLLLLPIAIAWYMFKHNKQSAELKISTVQGFKTTSSFWSRFRHVLFVLRMLALALLITALARPRTVDVSTKTKTTKGIDIVMAIDVSASMLAKDLRPNRLEALKEVAADFIDGRPNDRIGLVEYAGEAYTKTPITTDKSIVQRSLRDIKYNTIIEGGTAIGMGLATSVNRLKDSRAKSKVIILLTDGVNNSGFIDPKIASELAVEYGIKVYTIGLGTNGMALSPVSINPNGTFRYGRQQVEIDETLLKEIADATGGQYFRATNNKKLAEIYKEINKLEKTEIEEKKYYNYDEKYRPLVLLAGLFLLIEIILRNTIFRSFV from the coding sequence ATGTTTGAGAATATAGAGTTTTTAAATAAAGAGTTATTTTGGTTTCTATTGCTTTTACCAATAGCAATAGCTTGGTATATGTTTAAGCACAATAAGCAATCAGCCGAGCTAAAAATATCTACTGTTCAAGGCTTTAAAACTACATCGTCGTTTTGGTCAAGATTCAGACATGTATTATTTGTATTAAGAATGTTGGCTTTGGCATTATTGATTACTGCACTAGCAAGACCAAGAACGGTTGACGTATCTACAAAAACCAAGACCACCAAAGGTATAGATATTGTAATGGCGATAGATGTTTCAGCTAGTATGTTGGCAAAAGATTTGCGCCCTAACCGTCTCGAAGCCTTAAAAGAAGTTGCAGCAGATTTTATAGATGGTCGACCAAATGATAGAATTGGTTTGGTGGAATATGCTGGCGAAGCTTACACAAAAACTCCAATTACTACAGATAAGTCTATAGTACAACGCTCACTTAGAGATATAAAGTACAACACCATTATAGAAGGTGGAACTGCCATTGGTATGGGCTTGGCAACATCTGTAAATAGATTAAAAGATAGTAGAGCAAAAAGTAAAGTAATTATTTTGCTTACCGACGGTGTGAATAATTCAGGATTTATAGATCCTAAAATTGCTAGTGAATTGGCAGTAGAATATGGTATTAAAGTTTACACCATTGGTTTAGGAACTAACGGAATGGCATTATCACCAGTCTCTATAAACCCTAACGGAACCTTTAGATATGGTCGTCAACAAGTAGAAATTGACGAGACATTACTTAAAGAAATTGCCGATGCTACAGGTGGTCAATATTTTAGAGCAACCAACAATAAAAAATTGGCTGAGATTTATAAAGAAATCAATAAGCTCGAAAAAACTGAAATAGAAGAAAAGAAATATTATAACTATGACGAAAAGTACAGACCACTGGTGCTTTTAGCAGGTTTGTTTTTGTTGATAGAGATAATTTTAAGAAACACAATTTTTAGAAGCTTTGTTTAG
- a CDS encoding aerotolerance regulator BatC, whose product MKMKIYILAIVTLMSFLGFSQEQNKEQLKKEQKATNLVYKANELAQDDDFIQAEMEYRRAISNAPNKAVGAYNLATTYYKKGDFNEALFRTQEAAKNAQTKDEKHRAYHNIGNLLMKEEKCKEAMEAFKNALRSNPTDEETRYNFALAKECAEQQKDGGGEDNKKDENKEEEKDKEKEEKKEDENKDNKDNKDEGDKDKKEGDKEEDDKGKPQDDKKDDGKGDKDKKDPNQKSKPKPGQMSPQQMKNILEAMQNQEQKVQQKMNAEKQKGAKVRTEKDW is encoded by the coding sequence ATGAAGATGAAAATTTACATACTAGCAATTGTTACATTAATGAGCTTTTTGGGGTTTTCTCAAGAACAAAACAAGGAGCAGTTAAAAAAAGAACAGAAAGCCACCAATTTAGTTTACAAGGCTAATGAATTGGCACAAGACGACGACTTCATTCAAGCAGAAATGGAATATAGAAGAGCCATTTCTAATGCTCCAAACAAAGCAGTAGGAGCTTACAACCTTGCCACTACATATTATAAAAAAGGGGACTTTAACGAAGCTTTATTTAGAACACAAGAAGCTGCAAAAAATGCACAAACTAAAGACGAAAAGCATAGAGCATATCATAATATTGGTAATCTCTTAATGAAAGAAGAAAAGTGCAAAGAAGCAATGGAAGCTTTTAAAAACGCCTTAAGAAGTAATCCAACCGACGAAGAAACCAGATACAACTTTGCCTTAGCTAAAGAATGTGCTGAGCAACAAAAAGACGGAGGCGGAGAAGACAATAAAAAAGACGAAAACAAAGAAGAAGAAAAAGATAAAGAAAAGGAGGAAAAGAAGGAAGACGAAAACAAGGACAATAAGGATAATAAAGACGAAGGAGACAAAGATAAAAAGGAAGGAGATAAAGAAGAGGACGATAAAGGCAAACCTCAAGATGACAAAAAGGATGATGGTAAAGGGGATAAAGATAAAAAAGATCCAAACCAAAAATCTAAACCAAAACCAGGTCAGATGTCTCCACAGCAAATGAAGAATATTCTTGAGGCTATGCAAAATCAAGAACAAAAGGTTCAGCAAAAAATGAATGCCGAAAAGCAAAAAGGAGCTAAAGTAAGAACCGAAAAAGATTGGTAG